In Deinococcus psychrotolerans, a genomic segment contains:
- a CDS encoding BMP family lipoprotein, which translates to MNLSRTALTLSLLALSSLSIGSMAAAQSGIRVGLAYDAGGKFDKSFNQSAYEGSQRAVKGGGVSVKDFEPSDPSQTVQGIRGFAKDGFDLTIAVGFANNASITQVAKENPDLAFGLVDDVSDAKNVQSMTFKEQEGSFLVGYLAALNSSTGVLGFLGGMDVPLIHKFEAGYIAGAKAANPKVKIVSQYVGTTPDAWNNPGKAKEISASMKAKGADIIFAAAGASGKGLQDYIKQQQCLKATQLPKGVTFTSDNYKAVPKSASYLSACAGNTRPMFFIGVDSNQNYLGDFDNNPKTLNHGLTSMTKRVDNAVYALIMDVKADKFKGGSRVFGLSDGGVGYSVDEFNRALISSAQVAKVEAVKAKIISGAIKVPSQ; encoded by the coding sequence ATGAATTTATCCAGAACAGCCTTGACCCTTTCCCTGCTCGCCCTCAGCAGCCTCTCGATTGGCAGCATGGCCGCCGCCCAAAGCGGTATCCGTGTCGGTCTGGCTTACGACGCGGGCGGCAAATTCGACAAGAGCTTTAACCAATCGGCCTACGAAGGCTCGCAGCGTGCCGTGAAAGGAGGCGGCGTCTCGGTCAAGGATTTCGAGCCGTCCGATCCCAGCCAGACTGTGCAGGGCATTCGCGGCTTTGCCAAAGACGGCTTTGACCTGACCATCGCGGTGGGCTTTGCCAACAACGCCAGCATCACCCAGGTCGCCAAAGAAAATCCCGACCTCGCTTTCGGCTTGGTGGACGATGTCTCCGATGCCAAAAACGTTCAGAGCATGACCTTCAAAGAGCAGGAAGGCAGCTTCTTGGTGGGCTACCTCGCCGCCCTGAACAGCTCAACTGGCGTGCTGGGCTTCCTCGGCGGAATGGACGTGCCTCTCATTCATAAATTTGAAGCGGGCTACATCGCTGGAGCCAAAGCCGCCAACCCCAAAGTCAAGATCGTCAGCCAGTATGTCGGCACCACGCCTGACGCTTGGAACAACCCCGGCAAAGCCAAAGAAATCTCGGCCAGCATGAAAGCCAAGGGTGCGGACATTATTTTTGCCGCTGCGGGCGCGTCGGGCAAAGGCCTGCAAGATTACATCAAGCAGCAGCAGTGCCTCAAGGCCACCCAACTGCCCAAAGGCGTGACCTTTACTTCTGACAACTACAAAGCGGTGCCCAAGTCGGCGTCTTACCTCTCGGCCTGCGCGGGCAACACCCGTCCGATGTTCTTTATCGGCGTGGACAGCAACCAAAACTACCTCGGCGATTTTGACAACAACCCCAAAACGCTCAACCATGGCCTGACCAGCATGACCAAACGGGTCGACAACGCCGTCTACGCCCTGATTATGGATGTCAAGGCCGACAAGTTCAAAGGCGGCTCGCGCGTCTTCGGCCTCTCAGACGGCGGCGTGGGCTACTCGGTCGACGAATTCAACAGAGCGCTGATCTCCAGCGCCCAAGTTGCCAAAGTCGAAGCCGTCAAAGCCAAAATCATCAGCGGCGCGATCAAGGTTCCCTCGCAGTAA
- a CDS encoding S49 family peptidase, with amino-acid sequence MNIPFGPKQSSAALPDGVTKPTWVVVDISGPLPARQPSNPIAALLNRSETLESLAVKFEKLSKADWLHGVLLRFGSFEADLASAHALRAMLRRLSDHKRTVSYLPTVTKASLLAASGAGEVVAPESAEFMLQGFGAEITYLGAFLKKHGIDFENLRIGEFKSALTRFSQDYMDDAQRHQTAELLRGMEDAWAADLAEARGVSEGAVRQWLSEGVSSAARAHELGILSSVAYEDELIGPAARPLSAVLDLLVPERSKRGEGRIALVPVVGNIVTGKSRNNPLPLPLLGGAMAGSDSVVAALKRAKEDKQTKAIVLYVDSGGGSALASDLIWREVATSEKPVVAVMGAVAASGGYYVLAAAKHVIASPYTITGSIGVVTGKPVLREFNQRQGFTPERVERQDNALIYSSAQPFSDAERTELERSIGEVYQRFIGRVAQGRKLSVEQVDKLGRGRVWSGADALGAGLVDELGDLATGFQRAAELAGLSYGAPVWTATPPNRGPLPEFAQQAAAVSFKPPFLGDAALLWLDLGLHIK; translated from the coding sequence ATGAACATTCCCTTTGGCCCCAAACAAAGCAGCGCAGCCTTGCCCGACGGCGTGACCAAACCGACGTGGGTGGTGGTGGACATCAGCGGGCCGCTGCCTGCCCGCCAGCCGAGCAACCCGATTGCCGCGCTGCTCAACCGCAGCGAAACGCTGGAATCTTTGGCCGTCAAGTTTGAAAAGCTCAGCAAAGCCGATTGGCTCCACGGCGTTCTCCTGCGCTTCGGCTCTTTTGAAGCCGACCTTGCCAGTGCCCACGCCTTGCGGGCCATGCTGCGGCGCTTGTCCGATCACAAACGCACCGTCAGCTACTTGCCCACCGTCACCAAAGCCAGTTTGCTGGCCGCCTCGGGCGCAGGCGAAGTGGTGGCCCCGGAATCGGCAGAATTCATGCTGCAGGGGTTCGGGGCTGAAATTACTTACCTCGGCGCGTTCCTGAAGAAGCACGGCATCGATTTTGAAAATTTGCGAATTGGCGAATTCAAAAGCGCCCTGACCCGTTTTTCGCAAGATTACATGGACGACGCCCAGCGCCACCAAACGGCCGAGTTGCTGCGGGGCATGGAAGATGCCTGGGCCGCCGACTTGGCCGAGGCACGGGGAGTCAGCGAAGGTGCGGTGCGCCAGTGGCTCAGCGAGGGTGTTTCGAGCGCGGCGCGGGCGCATGAACTCGGCATTCTCAGCAGCGTGGCCTACGAGGACGAACTGATCGGCCCGGCGGCACGGCCCCTTTCGGCGGTGCTCGATTTGCTGGTGCCGGAGCGCAGTAAGCGCGGAGAGGGGCGCATCGCTTTGGTGCCGGTGGTGGGCAACATCGTCACCGGCAAGTCGCGCAACAACCCGCTGCCGCTGCCGCTGCTCGGCGGCGCGATGGCCGGTTCGGATTCGGTGGTGGCCGCTCTTAAGCGGGCCAAGGAAGACAAGCAGACCAAAGCCATCGTGCTGTACGTGGATTCCGGCGGCGGCTCGGCGCTGGCCTCCGATTTGATTTGGCGCGAAGTGGCGACCAGCGAAAAGCCGGTGGTGGCGGTAATGGGCGCGGTGGCGGCGTCGGGCGGCTATTACGTGCTGGCCGCTGCCAAACACGTGATCGCTTCGCCCTACACCATCACCGGCAGTATCGGCGTGGTGACAGGCAAGCCGGTGCTGCGCGAGTTTAACCAGCGGCAGGGTTTTACGCCCGAGCGGGTGGAGCGCCAAGACAACGCCCTGATCTACTCGTCTGCCCAGCCTTTTTCTGACGCTGAGCGCACCGAACTTGAGCGCAGCATCGGTGAGGTGTACCAGCGTTTCATTGGCCGCGTGGCCCAGGGACGCAAGCTCAGCGTGGAGCAGGTGGACAAGCTGGGGCGCGGGCGGGTCTGGAGCGGCGCAGACGCCCTCGGCGCGGGCCTCGTCGACGAACTCGGCGACCTCGCCACCGGCTTTCAGCGGGCAGCAGAATTGGCTGGCCTGAGTTACGGCGCTCCCGTCTGGACAGCCACCCCGCCCAACCGGGGGCCGCTGCCAGAATTTGCTCAGCAAGCGGCTGCGGTCAGCTTCAAGCCGCCGTTTTTGGGTGACGCCGCGCTGCTGTGGCTGGATTTGGGACTACACATCAAGTAG